From a region of the Burkholderia sp. PAMC 26561 genome:
- a CDS encoding SDR family NAD(P)-dependent oxidoreductase, whose product MGKLTGKVAVITGANSGIGLATAKRFAEEGARVFMSGRRQQELDAAVAEVGANARGIQGDVSKLADIDRLFEVVKSEAGSIDILFANAGGGEFAALGQITEEHFDKTFDTNVKGTLFTVQKALPLLRDGSSIILTGSTTEVTGGASFSVYSATKAAIRNFARSWIVDLAPRKIRVNVLVPGATSTPGWHGLATTQEASDEMIKYVQSVTPLGRLAKPEETANAALFLASDESSFVTGSELFVDGGSAQI is encoded by the coding sequence ATGGGCAAGCTCACAGGAAAAGTCGCGGTGATCACGGGTGCGAACAGCGGTATTGGTCTCGCCACGGCAAAGCGTTTCGCCGAGGAGGGCGCGCGCGTGTTCATGAGCGGACGGCGTCAGCAGGAACTCGACGCAGCAGTCGCGGAAGTGGGCGCGAACGCGCGCGGCATCCAGGGCGACGTATCGAAACTTGCTGACATTGACCGGTTGTTCGAGGTCGTCAAAAGCGAGGCGGGCAGTATCGATATCCTCTTCGCCAACGCAGGCGGCGGCGAATTTGCAGCGCTCGGCCAGATCACGGAAGAGCACTTCGACAAGACCTTCGACACCAACGTCAAGGGCACGCTCTTCACCGTGCAGAAGGCGTTGCCGCTGTTGAGGGACGGCAGCTCGATCATCTTGACCGGATCGACCACGGAAGTAACAGGAGGGGCATCGTTCAGCGTTTATAGCGCGACCAAGGCCGCGATCCGCAATTTCGCCCGAAGCTGGATTGTCGACCTCGCGCCGCGCAAGATCCGCGTCAACGTGCTGGTTCCCGGCGCGACATCGACGCCTGGCTGGCATGGCCTCGCGACCACGCAGGAAGCCAGCGACGAGATGATCAAGTACGTGCAATCGGTCACGCCGCTCGGACGTCTCGCCAAGCCCGAAGAGACTGCAAATGCAGCACTTTTCCTCGCCTCCGATGAAAGCAGTTTCGTAACGGGCAGCGAACTTTTCGTCGATGGCGGCTCCGCGCAAATTTGA